A genomic segment from uncultured Desulfuromonas sp. encodes:
- a CDS encoding response regulator yields the protein MSENDLEFRQRLFSIFQTEAQEHTQHICSGLLELEQAAPAVQAPLVESVFREIHSLKGAARAINLPQIEALCQALENIFSVWKNSQLIPDTELFDLFQQTLDALNRLLLTASPNQPNQDRTASKDLITRLEQALRNHRQESAEQKPSTASPPQSPAVEPPPPSAPQSTQTVTPPAAEEKKPLSLPTETVRVATDKLSHLLLQSEEMLAAKLAASQRVKELRKMDASFSSWKKEWAKTLPLVHELRTMLHRSQSTNGHPPQQDQEQALEKLIAFFDWNEQVVTTLKEQHIQRKKSLECDSRTLNNMVNALLDDMKQVLMFPFSSLLELLPKVVRDLSRSTGKQVEVHVSGGEIEIDRRILDEMKDPLVHLIRNCIDHGIEPPEKRADKHKPEMGTITVTVTLKDNTVELVVADDGGGLSSEAIRTVLRRQNPFDAQKIDALPDNDVYAYVFQSGISTSPIITEISGRGLGLAIVREKVEKLGGSIQVESQPDQGTRFLIILPLTVATFRGILVQSAGREFIVPTIYVDRVLRLTTEDIGSAENRETISLDGQPVALVGLDHVLDLGPQQIKPHDTNHIQALVLSVAETQIAFAVEMIHSEQEVLFKSLGPQLTRVRNISGATVLGSGRVTPILNVPDLFKSAVKSSLRGHLSRHSSVEGDNPTSAKVLIAEDSITTRTLLKNILETSGFIVTTAFDGQDALTKLRNNHFDILVSDVEMPHLNGFELTSRIREEKALEDLPVVLVTALASEEDRERGIDVGANAYIVKSNFDQSDLLDVMTRLL from the coding sequence ATGAGCGAAAACGACCTTGAATTCCGGCAGCGTCTTTTCTCGATTTTCCAGACAGAAGCCCAGGAGCACACACAGCATATCTGCTCCGGCTTGCTCGAACTGGAACAGGCGGCCCCTGCTGTGCAAGCGCCCCTGGTTGAAAGCGTTTTTCGCGAAATCCACAGCCTGAAGGGCGCTGCACGGGCCATCAATCTGCCCCAGATCGAAGCCCTCTGCCAAGCGCTGGAAAACATTTTTTCCGTGTGGAAGAATTCTCAACTCATACCGGACACTGAACTATTTGACCTGTTTCAGCAAACCCTGGATGCGTTAAACCGTTTGCTTCTCACAGCCAGTCCTAACCAACCCAATCAGGACCGAACGGCATCCAAGGATTTGATCACCCGCCTTGAGCAGGCTCTGCGGAATCATCGACAAGAGAGCGCAGAACAAAAACCATCAACGGCCTCACCGCCACAGAGCCCGGCAGTTGAACCACCGCCGCCATCGGCCCCGCAGAGCACACAAACGGTCACACCACCGGCTGCGGAGGAGAAAAAACCGCTCTCTCTGCCGACGGAAACCGTACGTGTGGCAACCGACAAACTGTCCCATCTGCTGTTGCAGTCTGAGGAGATGCTTGCCGCCAAGCTTGCCGCCAGCCAGCGGGTCAAAGAACTCCGAAAAATGGATGCCTCTTTCAGCTCATGGAAAAAGGAATGGGCAAAAACATTGCCTCTGGTCCATGAGCTGCGCACGATGCTACATCGCAGCCAATCGACAAACGGGCATCCGCCACAGCAGGACCAGGAACAGGCACTGGAAAAATTGATCGCATTTTTCGATTGGAATGAACAGGTTGTCACCACGCTCAAAGAGCAGCACATTCAAAGAAAAAAATCCTTGGAATGCGACAGTCGTACCTTGAATAACATGGTCAATGCATTGCTCGATGATATGAAACAGGTCCTGATGTTTCCGTTCTCTTCTCTGTTGGAATTGTTACCCAAGGTGGTTCGCGATCTGTCCCGCAGCACCGGCAAACAGGTTGAAGTCCACGTATCCGGCGGCGAGATCGAGATTGATCGCCGTATCCTTGATGAGATGAAAGACCCTCTGGTACATCTGATCCGTAACTGCATTGACCATGGCATTGAACCCCCGGAAAAACGCGCGGATAAACACAAGCCCGAAATGGGGACGATCACGGTCACGGTGACGCTGAAAGACAATACCGTGGAGCTGGTTGTTGCGGATGACGGTGGCGGACTTTCTTCAGAGGCGATCCGAACGGTTCTGCGTCGTCAGAACCCTTTTGACGCGCAAAAGATCGACGCTCTGCCAGACAATGACGTGTACGCTTACGTTTTTCAATCTGGAATCTCCACCAGCCCCATCATTACGGAGATCTCTGGACGCGGCCTGGGCTTGGCCATTGTCCGCGAAAAGGTGGAAAAACTCGGCGGTAGCATTCAGGTTGAATCACAGCCCGATCAGGGCACCAGATTTCTCATCATTCTGCCTCTGACTGTTGCCACGTTCCGCGGCATTCTTGTCCAGAGTGCGGGCCGCGAATTCATCGTGCCGACAATTTACGTCGACCGTGTTTTACGACTGACCACCGAGGATATCGGCAGTGCCGAAAATCGTGAAACGATTTCCCTTGACGGCCAGCCCGTTGCCCTTGTTGGTCTGGATCATGTATTGGACCTGGGTCCCCAACAGATCAAGCCACATGACACAAACCATATTCAGGCACTGGTCCTAAGCGTTGCGGAAACACAAATCGCATTTGCCGTTGAGATGATCCACTCGGAGCAGGAGGTTCTGTTCAAGAGTCTTGGTCCTCAGTTAACCCGGGTACGAAATATTTCCGGGGCAACAGTTCTCGGTTCCGGAAGGGTCACACCGATTCTCAATGTGCCCGACTTATTCAAAAGCGCCGTCAAAAGTTCTCTGCGTGGCCACCTGTCCAGACACTCCTCTGTGGAGGGGGACAACCCAACATCCGCAAAGGTTCTCATTGCAGAGGACTCCATCACAACCCGAACCCTGTTGAAAAACATTCTCGAGACATCGGGATTCATTGTTACAACCGCATTTGACGGGCAGGATGCCCTCACGAAACTGCGCAACAATCACTTTGACATCCTGGTCTCTGATGTGGAAATGCCTCACCTGAACGGCTTTGAACTTACCTCCAGAATCCGCGAGGAAAAAGCTTTGGAGGATTTACCGGTGGTGCTGGTAACAGCACTGGCGTCTGAGGAGGATCGAGAACGGGGCATTGATGTCGGTGCCAATGCCTATATCGTCAAAAGCAATTTCGACCAGAGTGATCTTCTCGACGTCATGACACGACTGCTATGA